GGAGCAGATCCGGGACTTCCTTCCCGACGGCCCCGGCGACGTGATCGTCACGACCCGCAACCAGAGCTGGACCCACGTCACCGAGTACCTCGAGATCGGGGTCTTCGAGCGGGCCGAGAGCGTCGAGCTGATCTCCCGCCGGGTGCAGACCCTGATGCCGAGCGACGCCGAGGCCGTCGCCGAGCGGCTGGGCGACCTGCCGCTGGTGGTGGAGCAGGCGGCGGCCTGGCTGGCAACCACCGCGATGCCGGTGCGGAGCTACCTGAACCTGCTGGACACCCGGCTGCCCGAGATGCTGGCCGAGAGGCCCCCGCAGGGCTATCCGAACTCGGCCGCGGTGACCTGGAGCCTGTCGATGGAACGGCTCCGGGAGAGCCGGCCCGCCGCTGCCCGGCTGCTGGAACTCTTCTCGTTCTTCTCGCCGGAACCGATCCCGACCTGGCTGCTGTCGACGCCCCGGATGGTCGAGGAACTCGCGAAGGTCGACCGGGCGATGCGGGATCCGTTGTTGCACGGCGCGTTGATCCAGGATATCGGACGGTACGCGCTCGCCCGGGTAGATCCGGCAATCAACGCGATTCGGGTTCATCGACTGGTACAAACGGTGATCAGGGACGCGATGAGCGTCGAAGCGAGGGTGGAGAGCCGGGTGCAGGTCCAGGAGATCCTCGCGGCCACGTCGGCGGCGAGGCAGGGCGGGGTGGACGACCGGGAGAACTGGTCGACCTACGAGGAACTGCGTCCGCACCTCGAACCGTCCGGCGCGCTGGAGTCCCGGGACGACGCCGTCCGACAGCTGGTCCTGGACATGGTGCGGTATCTCCGCCTGCGGGGTGACCTCGCCGGCAGCGAGGAACTGGCCGAGGCCGCCGTGAAGCAGTGGTCCACGATGTTCGACACAGAGGACGCCCTGGCCCTGCGGCTGCGCGTGCAGCTCGCCAACACGCTGCGGGACGTCGGTCGCTCCCGTGAATCGCTTGCGATCAGCGAAGAGGTGCTGCCCCGGCTGACGGAGCTGTTGGGGCCTGACCACTTCTACACCCTCGAAGCGGCCGGCGGACTCGCCGCAGACTACTGGCTCTACGGACGCTATCGGGAAGCGACGACGCTGAACCAGCAGGGGTGGGCGCGCTGGCGCAGCGCCTACGGCGACGACCACTTCCGGACGCTGATGGCGGCGAACAACGCCGCTGCGGCCGAACGGTTCAACGGCCGCTACCGCGAGGCCTTCCAGATCGACACGGACAACCTCCGGCGCCGACGCAAGGTGCTGGGCGAGCGGGACTACTGGACGCTGCACTCCGCCGTGGCCCTCGGTCGCGACATGCGGGCGTTGGGCGACCTGGAGCAATCTCGGGCGTTGTTGACCAATGCTCTGCGGGACTGCCAGGTGGAGCTCGGCGACGACAACCGGCTCAGCCTGTGGGCGGCCAAGAGCCTGGCGGTGACGCTGCGCCGGATGGGGCGCCCCCAGGAGGCCGTCGCGCTCCTCGACGACACTCTCCGCCGGTCCCAGAAGACATTCGGGGAGCGGCATCCGGAAACCATGCAGTGCCTACTGGAGTCCGCCTGCCTGCACTCCGCGCTCGACGACCAGGCCCTGGCCCGGCAACAGGTGGAGGACGTCTTGGCGTACTTCCGCGAGACGTACGGTGCCGACAACCCGCTCACGCTGGGCGCGGCGAACGATCTCGGCATGATCCTGCTCCGGACCGGTGACGCCGAGGCCGCGTTGCCGATCCTCGAGGAGACCGCCGAGCAGTTCGCCGACGTCCTCGGCGACGATCATCCGTTCACGCTGGCCTGCCGACTCAACCTGGCGAATGCCCGGCATGCCACAGGCAGCCAGGCCGACGCCCGACGCCTCGACGAGCGTACTCAGGGGAAGCTGGTCGAACGGCTCGGTCGGCAACACCCGACCACGATCGCGGCGACCTCCAACCTGGCGATCAGCCTCCGGGACACCGGCGCGCTGCACGATGCTCGGCAGCAGACCCAGAAGGCGCTCGAGTTCTCCCGGCAGGTCCTCGGCGACGAACATCCGAACACCATCGCGGTCCGGGACGGCCACCGCATCAAGGTCGACATCGAACTGGAGCCGCTGTAGGTCCGCGGTGGAAGTCGCGACATCCGGCCGCGTCAACGTATTCCTCGAACTGGTCAGGGCAATGCCCTGGTCAGCCACTCGGCCACCTGCTCCGGCGGGACCCGACCGCCGGCGGCGACGTACAACCTGTGAACCAGTCCGGGGTGGTCGATCAGGGTTCTGGACACGACGGTCCGGCCGGTCGTCGCACGAACTGTCGCTACTACGAGTCGAACCCAACCTTCGAGATCGTCGGGGCGAATCTCTGCCGCGTACGCGCGGGCGGCGTCGCCGTACCGGCCGGCGAGATAGGCGGCGTCCCCGTGATGCGGCGCGCACGCGGCGGCCGGTCCGGGAGTCATGTGCAGGCTCGACCGGATCAGGTTGGCCAGGGCCGGCTCGGATGCGGCTGGTGCACCGAAGGGGGACTTCCGGGACGCCAACGAGTCGATCAGTTCGGCCGAGTCGGCCAACCAGGCGGGCAGGGGCGCCGCCACCAGCCGGGCGAGAGTCGCCGAATCGGGTGTCGCGTTCAGCAGCCGCCATCGCACGGCGTACC
The nucleotide sequence above comes from Plantactinospora soyae. Encoded proteins:
- the fxsT gene encoding FxSxx-COOH system tetratricopeptide repeat protein, which produces MSDPEGVRQHAGRIITFYSYKGGTGRTMALANIAWLLANNGHRVLTIDWDLESPGLHRYLHPFLVDKELRGSHGVIDLVREYAKAATRPAAGGSEVLHPDEVSNLARIQRYASSLEFPFPNDGGIDLVPAGRQGPEYSTRVSTFNWDDFYDRLGGAVFLDALREDLRSHYDYVLIDSRTGLSDTAGICTVLLPDVLVNCFTMSTQSIQGAVSVARSIRNLRRGQPIRIFPVPTRVEDGEQTKLERSRTHARQLFEPFVRALDRQDSDKYWGSVEIPYKVYYAYEEILAAFGDRPRQEGTLLAAYERLAGIVVGSPIELPITMPETRRLRWLADFERRAPLSPGELVISYAPRDRIWAEWVAAELSRVSQQSRLVEQRASMEEVDRADRILVLLSQEYTRSREAARLWRRGQEREYDGPGRFVVPIRFDATPTPAMFEERDVVELHGVSGMQARESLLAALDLMDVSSSPGAGEGQTWPRFPAALPPIWRVPARNPAFTGRDAIVEMLRNRLHRHPTAQPLALLGLGGVGKTQIALEYAHRFAAYYDIVWWISADQPQIVRAELAKLAGQMKLAGSTVNEQVDAVLQALRQGSRFPRWLIIFDNPEEPEQIRDFLPDGPGDVIVTTRNQSWTHVTEYLEIGVFERAESVELISRRVQTLMPSDAEAVAERLGDLPLVVEQAAAWLATTAMPVRSYLNLLDTRLPEMLAERPPQGYPNSAAVTWSLSMERLRESRPAAARLLELFSFFSPEPIPTWLLSTPRMVEELAKVDRAMRDPLLHGALIQDIGRYALARVDPAINAIRVHRLVQTVIRDAMSVEARVESRVQVQEILAATSAARQGGVDDRENWSTYEELRPHLEPSGALESRDDAVRQLVLDMVRYLRLRGDLAGSEELAEAAVKQWSTMFDTEDALALRLRVQLANTLRDVGRSRESLAISEEVLPRLTELLGPDHFYTLEAAGGLAADYWLYGRYREATTLNQQGWARWRSAYGDDHFRTLMAANNAAAAERFNGRYREAFQIDTDNLRRRRKVLGERDYWTLHSAVALGRDMRALGDLEQSRALLTNALRDCQVELGDDNRLSLWAAKSLAVTLRRMGRPQEAVALLDDTLRRSQKTFGERHPETMQCLLESACLHSALDDQALARQQVEDVLAYFRETYGADNPLTLGAANDLGMILLRTGDAEAALPILEETAEQFADVLGDDHPFTLACRLNLANARHATGSQADARRLDERTQGKLVERLGRQHPTTIAATSNLAISLRDTGALHDARQQTQKALEFSRQVLGDEHPNTIAVRDGHRIKVDIELEPL